In one window of Cytophagaceae bacterium ABcell3 DNA:
- the istB gene encoding IS21-like element helper ATPase IstB, translating into MNQHNTVEKLRQMQLSSMATLYHQAITENLYKDMSTDEFMTLLVDNEWEERQRKKIARLIKLAGFRTDASANNIDYQSNRSLDKTFLQRLFTLNFIKNKENIIATGPTGVGKSYIAQAIGNHACQMLYKTRYYIAARFFDQAKLAKLNGTYIKLLNQLHKTPLLILDDFGLHAMDQFDRQILLDLIEERHQRASTIFCSQIPVSKWHELIGEGTIADAILDRVVYSSHRLDLQGESLRKKQNLN; encoded by the coding sequence ATGAACCAACACAACACAGTAGAAAAACTTCGGCAGATGCAACTTTCGTCTATGGCAACCCTATATCATCAAGCCATAACCGAGAACCTGTATAAAGACATGAGCACGGATGAATTCATGACCTTGCTTGTTGATAATGAATGGGAAGAACGCCAAAGAAAAAAGATCGCCAGGCTAATCAAACTGGCCGGTTTTAGAACGGATGCTTCTGCAAACAATATTGATTACCAAAGCAATAGAAGCCTTGATAAAACTTTTTTACAGCGGCTCTTTACCTTAAACTTTATAAAGAACAAAGAGAACATCATTGCTACAGGCCCTACAGGTGTAGGAAAGAGTTACATCGCCCAAGCTATTGGAAATCATGCTTGTCAAATGTTATATAAAACCCGCTATTATATAGCCGCAAGGTTCTTTGATCAAGCTAAACTAGCCAAATTAAACGGTACATACATTAAGCTTTTGAATCAGTTGCATAAAACGCCTCTTTTAATCCTTGATGACTTTGGGCTACATGCAATGGATCAGTTTGATAGACAAATACTTTTAGATCTTATAGAAGAAAGGCATCAGAGAGCTTCTACCATATTTTGTTCTCAAATACCAGTAAGTAAATGGCATGAACTAATAGGTGAAGGAACCATTGCTGATGCTATTTTAGACCGTGTTGTCTACTCCTCTCACAGGTTAGACTTGCAAGGTGAATCATTGCGTAAAAAACAAAACTTGAACTAG
- the istA gene encoding IS21 family transposase encodes MAGQRLDIMEILQIIQLKKKGMSNRQIASALGISRNTVNSYFKTFKEHQLSIEDLEGLTETDLADLFPKADYKDSTRYEQLIKCFPYFQKELNKPGCTLQVLWHEYLSKHADGYRYTQFVTYYNQWSNAKNGSGILIHKAAEKLYVDFAGKKLSYVDRSTGEVKGAEVFVAILPCSQYTYVQAVESQKREDFISCLNGCLQWLGGVPKAIVSDNLKAAVSKGHKYAPVINKTLKSLALHYKCVIDPTRPYHPQDKALVEGAVKLVYQRIYYPLSKHTFFSLKELNDAIAEQLISYNDKYCFQTSRVTRKQRFQEIEKEFLAPLPSSPYLIKNYKRAKVQKIGHVFLSEDRNYYSVPHRYIGQHVEVQYDACNVEVFFNKERVASHRRSYKAGGYSTVKEHLPSSHQAYNDWNPEYFIQKAEKVGRYTCDYITRLISQYNYPELAYKQAQGILSFLKAYSAERLESACKRALQYHKASYKTIDRILKNNLDQEANFTCNLQSNTPDHDNIRGASNYI; translated from the coding sequence CAAATAATTCAATTAAAGAAAAAAGGAATGAGCAATCGTCAGATTGCCTCTGCCCTTGGAATTAGCCGCAATACGGTCAATTCCTATTTTAAAACCTTCAAAGAGCACCAGCTCAGCATTGAAGACCTTGAAGGGCTTACTGAGACTGATTTGGCCGACCTCTTCCCTAAAGCGGACTATAAAGATAGCACTCGCTACGAGCAGCTAATTAAATGCTTTCCTTATTTCCAAAAAGAGCTTAATAAGCCCGGCTGTACCTTGCAGGTACTTTGGCATGAATATCTCAGTAAACATGCTGATGGTTACCGCTATACACAATTTGTCACTTATTACAACCAGTGGAGCAATGCAAAGAATGGTAGTGGAATATTAATACATAAGGCAGCAGAGAAGCTTTATGTGGATTTTGCAGGTAAAAAACTCAGCTATGTTGACCGAAGCACCGGTGAAGTAAAAGGAGCTGAAGTATTCGTAGCAATCCTTCCCTGCAGTCAATATACCTATGTTCAGGCGGTTGAAAGTCAAAAAAGGGAAGATTTCATCTCCTGTCTCAATGGATGCTTGCAATGGCTTGGAGGAGTACCTAAAGCTATTGTGTCAGACAACTTGAAAGCGGCAGTTAGCAAAGGGCATAAATATGCTCCGGTGATTAATAAAACACTCAAATCACTCGCCTTGCACTATAAATGCGTAATAGACCCCACAAGGCCATATCATCCACAAGATAAAGCCCTGGTAGAAGGAGCTGTAAAGCTCGTTTATCAAAGGATTTATTACCCTTTATCAAAACACACCTTTTTTAGCCTCAAAGAGCTCAATGATGCCATTGCTGAACAATTAATTAGCTACAATGACAAATACTGTTTTCAAACCAGTAGGGTGACCCGAAAGCAGCGTTTTCAGGAAATCGAAAAGGAGTTCTTGGCTCCTTTGCCTTCGTCCCCATACCTGATAAAAAACTATAAAAGAGCTAAGGTTCAGAAGATTGGCCATGTCTTTTTAAGTGAAGACAGAAACTATTACAGTGTTCCTCACCGGTATATAGGTCAACATGTCGAAGTTCAATATGACGCTTGTAATGTTGAGGTATTCTTCAATAAAGAACGCGTTGCCTCCCATAGAAGAAGTTATAAGGCAGGCGGGTATAGCACTGTAAAAGAGCATCTACCTTCTAGCCATCAGGCTTATAACGATTGGAATCCGGAGTACTTTATCCAAAAAGCTGAAAAAGTCGGCAGGTATACCTGTGATTATATTACCAGGTTAATCAGCCAATACAATTATCCTGAGCTAGCCTATAAACAAGCACAAGGCATTTTGTCATTCTTGAAGGCTTACTCTGCAGAAAGACTAGAAAGTGCTTGTAAACGAGCCTTGCAGTACCATAAGGCCAGCTACAAGACTATTGATCGAATACTGAAAAACAACTTGGACCAAGAGGCAAATTTTACCTGCAACCTCCAAAGTAACACGCCTGACCATGATAATATCAGGGGAGCTTCTAACTACATATAA